The DNA sequence TCGTGTGGGTCATGTACAACAGTTGTTTGTGTTtgggtctttttttgtttgatGTTGCTCGAAGCCGTTTGGAGACAGTAGCTGATGGGATTTGGCATGGTGGACGAAAATATCTTGTTGGGCGGCTGACGTTTGCCAGGCAAGATTATCTTAGGGCTAGGTACTTTtatcaagaaaaaaaaaaggagaaaaaacaGGCACGATATACGGCTCTCCTGTGCAATATCTGGTGCTTTGTGTTGTTTTGGTGGTTTGTTGAAGCCGTAGGACATGATAGTATTCCTGTAGTTGGTGTCACTGCCGCAACGCGTTGCCTTTGTTTGCTATCACGAATGTCATTCTTTATTTGGTAAAGGTGCCTGGAAATAGGATAATTATTTGTTCATCGCCTTTTCAAAGAGTAGCTAAACGTAATacattttttatttttagagAAGCTTGCTGGATATGTTGGAATTCTCAGACGCTGAGCGGCCATGGAATCTTTCATGTGCATAAGGGGGTATCTGCATGTATATATGGATGGCGAAACTTGCTTGCTAGAACGCAAATATAAAGACAATGTAGAAAGGCCATACTATCGAATCGCAAATTGCAACTCCATCTCTCGCTCCTGATCCTCCCTCGTCCTCACATCTCCCCCCTCATCTCCTCCCCCGCCCTCCCCCATGCCCTCCGCCACCTccatcctctcctcttcaccTTCAATCACAGCGTCGTCATCTACTTCCTCATCCAAGATATCATCAATGTGCCATTCCTGGCTCAAAGGGGACGGCATTCTTCGGAAGTTTCTGCGGCGTTGACGTTTGTATTTCTTAGCCTTTTTTGGTGTCTTTAGGGGCTTTTCGCTTGTGGGctctgacgacgacgacgatggccTCTGGTTGGCAGGCTTGGACATTTCGTTGAGTGCCATCGTGACGAAGCACTCGCTGGGGAGTCTGCAGTCTGTGAAGCAGCTGGATGTGCCGTCGAGCATCTTGTGGAGCCGCTCGCGCTCTTGCTGCCTCGGGGTTTCTTCATCCACGGCCATCATGGGAGCATCTTCGGTTGGGGAACTCTGCTGAAGCAATCTGCTACGACGCGCGTTGTAGATTTGCTCCCAGGCGCGGAAATCGAATTGAATACTGCAGATAGACTGTACAGTGTTCTTTTCCGAGTAACAGATTTTGTGGCCGCACTGGAGGCATCTTTGCGTGCTGCCCATGGAGTAGCGTCGGAGGCATTTGTGGCATGTCCAAGTCCAGGGTTTTGGCTGGATGTTTGAATCTGTGGCCATTGTTTTTTTGGAGTTTGTATTATCGTGGATGGGGAATGACGTTGATTTAGACTGTTGATGGACTATCTTTGTCGAGGAGGTTGAAGTTGGGGTTGTTGAAGATTGGGTAAAGGGGATGGGGCGTGCTTGTTGAGGGAAAAAGAGCTGGAAAAAGAGTCGATGTTGATATGAATACTATGGGCTCTAATAtatttcctccttctcaagcagagagaagctgctgatgaagctgatggAGTTCAAAACTGCTCCCTTTTTATGTCAAGGATACGATGAAAGCAGCAGTAAATCTTAGGGCTTCAGGTTCAAAGTCTGCAAAAGACGCGCATATGGAGTTGTTGAGGCTGATGGCAAAGTGCAAAACAGTTATGGGGCTATCAGGTATACTTGGATGATACATAGATTGCCTTTCCCTCACTGTCACGATGACCTATGTCGTTGTTTGGATTCAACTTCTAGTTGGATTTATCCGGCATTGAAGATTTCCAGATACACGGGTTATTATCAGTCATTTGTTTCTTTGTATTGACCATCAGACATCGTGAGGTCTCCAACGTGAACATGTACTCGTATCTAATCTAAATGACCTTTGTTCTAGaaagaaattaaaatagCCTTTGGAAACGGTAGATGCTTTGTTCTGTACCTACTTAATGACGCTGAGATACACGTAACAGCCCCCACAGATAGCCCCAGCCTCAAGCCTCCTTGCTCAGAGGCGCCACCTCTTGCACACTCTCTACTTGCACGACATTCTCTCCTATGACCTGCCCGCTCACGAGATTTACGCGAGGACCTGTAAAGTTCTTTCGGCCGTCGATGATCCACtgaaagagggagatggcgatgatgatggcgaatGCGACGATGCAGTAGTCTATGGGCGCGAGTTAGTAAACGTATCTACATTATATCAGACTCGTATATGACCCACTCATGTTGCTGCCAGTGACGGGTAGAACCGGCGGGAAGACGAATAAGACTGTGGTGAGCGAAATATACGACAGCGATATGATGTCTGCTGTCCAGCCAAACCAACTGGGCAGCACCCATTTCCGCTCGGGCAACTTCTTTCGCCCTTGGAGGCAGTTGACCATGATGGGCAGGCCGTAGGAGAGATCGAGGGTGACGACGGAGGCagagatgatggcgttgaaagCGCTTGTGAGTGTAAGcttgagaagagatggagaatgtTTGGTGCAAGATTTACCTTGATGAACCCAGGAAGATGAGaccaaagatgatgacgacgacggagGTTAAGATGAGGGCATTTAGAGGAAGGCCGAGTCTCGGATGGACGCGAGCGAAGAATTTGGAAGCAGGGAGACCGCCGTCGCTACAGTAGTTAGAGGAGGGTAATTATATGAAAGCGTCCCATCAGATTCATACCGGGCAAATGCAAAGATCATGCGGCTACTCGTCGTCATGACACTAAACGTCGCAAAAATCAGACATACAAGCGGGAGCCTAAATTTCAAACTGTCAGATTCTTCTCGGAAAAAGGAAGCTAGTGATGGTTGGATGAAGGACAAACGAACATGAGCAGGCAAATAGCTCCAGCGGTGTTGCTCGTGGCGTGAATCAAAATCTGCAGCAAAGGACCTGCTGCCGAACTGATGACGTCGTCAATGTTGCCGGCTACGAAAAGCAggacgatgaggaagatggcgccgGTAAAGGTGCCGATGCCGACGCAGATGACCATGATCTTGGGGCCTTCCAAGGCGGCGTTGGG is a window from the Trichoderma atroviride chromosome 5, complete sequence genome containing:
- a CDS encoding uncharacterized protein (EggNog:ENOG41), with amino-acid sequence MATDSNIQPKPWTWTCHKCLRRYSMGSTQRCLQCGHKICYSEKNTVQSICSIQFDFRAWEQIYNARRSRLLQQSSPTEDAPMMAVDEETPRQQERERLHKMLDGTSSCFTDCRLPSECFVTMALNEMSKPANQRPSSSSSEPTSEKPLKTPKKAKKYKRQRRRNFRRMPSPLSQEWHIDDILDEEVDDDAVIEGEEERMEVAEGMGEGGGGDEGGDVRTREDQEREMELQFAIR
- a CDS encoding uncharacterized protein (EggNog:ENOG41~TransMembrane:12 (i29-52o64-89i110-133o153-173i185-208o228-252i264-288o308-331i363-384o390-410i431-457o463-484i)) produces the protein MSEEYTKHENSDDAQLAAMGHQPELNRNFSTLSMLGLAFAVLNSWTALSASLSLSLTSGGSTGVVWGLVTAGICNLCIAASLAEFLSAYPTAGGQYHWVAAISWPKWVPVLSWITGWVNVAGWVALVATNALLSSQLILGIISATHESYEPQRWHQFLIYIAFTLASFVINAFMNSFLPLLYRGAFVWSIGGFVLVSITVLACASPNYNTAYFVFREFINTTGWPDGIAWLLGLLQGGLGVTAFDSVAHMIEEIPNAALEGPKIMVICVGIGTFTGAIFLIVLLFVAGNIDDVISSAAGPLLQILIHATSNTAGAICLLMLPLVCLIFATFSVMTTSSRMIFAFARDGGLPASKFFARVHPRLGLPLNALILTSVVVIIFGLIFLGSSSAFNAIISASVVTLDLSYGLPIMVNCLQGRKKLPERKWVLPSWFGWTADIISLSYISLTTVLFVFPPVLPVTGSNMNYCIVAFAIIIAISLFQWIIDGRKNFTGPRVNLVSGQVIGENVVQVESVQEVAPLSKEA